atcctttttgccctagggccttccgtttagccagaaaatgaacttttatgtttttacccaAAAATTTAATTCTGGTGGAAttaaaggtgatcacagattttaatcctttttgccctagggcatCCCGTTTtgcctgtgatcacttttattaaacaccaaaaatcgatttggatTGTTAcgtttttagaaataaaataaataaaataatttttacggATATGGCAGCATTGtgatttaatattattactacATCAAGCAGCTCAGGCACAAACCAACTCTTTAGCGGAATTGTTGCCAACAGTAAACAATTGAAAACATATGATCGTAGCTCAACCATATGAtcattaaaagcattttttaagAGGAGAAACTTACATATTTTATGTAGTTAGCTCTAAGAGAGACAGTAGATTTCATTTGTTGATCAATGATCATTGTAAAAAGTgacagtttttaaaaatatatatttttttaactacacAGTTAGTTTTGAGTTTAATTACTGATGTCTTTATGAAGTATGAGTATTATGAGTTGATCTGCAAAGTGTTTGTAACCAAAGTTGTGATCCCAccgaatattgaaaaatttgtatatttattcgGCATTTAAACTATTCGGTACACGCATGACATACACTTTTACTAAGTgagtaatatttgtttgtttctcaCATTAATTCGTTTGATTATCGGCAACAAATagacgacaaaaaaaaaacacctttaaacatacacatgtatgtatgtttgtattaaagtttgtgtatttttatttgatatttctactataaaaaaagaaacaacacaAAACCGGCATCTGACAGATAAGATACGCAATTTCATTTCACTTTGTTTATCGCTTCGATATGTTGTTTGTCTAACTAAAAAACAGTCCACAAAATGTTTTCTACCAACTAAATAGGTTCTTTTTGgatttgatttgaaaaatagtaggtatttgaaaatttttttgaatggtCATTTAGTATTTAAGAAGTTGCTACCGTTATAAGACGTTCTAAAAGTGCAGTGGAAAAAGGGTGATTGTTTAATGCATTGAAAAGAAATGTCTACCAATACTAATATAAGAAGACGCGTTTTACCGTCTCCCGATCCCAGAGCAGCGGATCCTCTATTACAACGTACCCAATCAACCGATGAGGTAAGCGAAATTTTCAATTGAACTTTGTATGAGTAGCGAGTAGATATTATTAATAGAATAGAAATGTTAATCTATGGAATATTTAAGCGAGAAATATTTGGAGAAAACATATTGACAGTTTAGAAAACATACACTTACCAACCTAAATTTTTGTGAATAGACACACGAGATAAGATAAGACAATTTAGATAGATTATGAAaagagttttattattttgatttattaaggTAGCTATGGGAAATTAGTCGGGGTAACAggttattatttcaatattttttctggaaattttttgaaaaaaaatttaacagtttaaaggttaacaaaagaatatatatttagaattgattccaaatttattagatttaagtCAGGGTCCAAGTCTATTATATATAGTAGCATGTACTGGTTCCAGTTTGccattaaatatacaaatttatgttcaaaatttttagcttatagttttttttttgaggaaacATTCATTCTTTTGAATGGTTCTAGAACCACTACTTTTGTCAGTGATTTTAGTCGAAATGGTCGCACTGGGAcctagttttaatataaatatagaaaCGGTTCTAGAATTAATTATTTTGCAGATTTTCTGTCATattacttaagaaaaattgtattagttccatAACTACTTCCACAACCCATGCTAGTTTTAGTTTGTAAGTGATTCTAATGAAATTAATTCAAACTTATCACTTTTGTAACTGGTTCTATTAAAGCCCtgacattttttctataaacttcTTCTAGAAACAGTTCTTCTATCAATGTGTTTTTGTCATCCCAGAACTAATTCTTTTTTcatcgatttttttttgaaattaagaaagattgaaaaattttgatatatagagtattttagctttttaatctttagaaaactttttgatatcttgatattacagtggacgtccactagtacgaattatatagtgtcaggccctttcgtagtTCCGAAAAATTCctattattgaacaacacattttgtatgtttaaatttaacaaaatataataaatatgtattatttcaaatttcttgtacataaacaggcataaaagggacatatttacgtatacgaattgttaatgaatgtatcgtgagtccaatggttgaaatgagatagtaaaggttataaattttaatgtttttaaaaatatgtgtgccaaagacaatttgcatgtacatatctgttctaaaatgtataaaacatgttcagattacataaaactttaattagaaaCTTCAATGGAATATaccactttcaaaaacaattctataatttaaaattttctcttaaaaacttggaatatttaaaggatcacatatagtaatgcttaatgccattggaatgtggagtcatagtactttcaaaattgacagttcatagatatataaataatattttacttattagaaaatccataatttagcattgatgtttattactttgtaaaatgattcctacgaccttttcaataacagcgcttttgaagcttcaatattgttctcaTTGGCGATATCATTAAAGTTAATTTCTTCTCTTTGGTCAtcgaaattacaagaaaataaattaattacactaaataattgttgatttgtaaatatacacaaaacatttgtaataaatgcaaaaaaacttcaaaattactgagctaaaggtgaataaaaacttcattcatataCAATAATCTCAAATAGGTCTTTTTGCACTCGTTTTAAAACTAGTTAATTTAGAACAAATTCTTAAATGTTTCGAGGATATAAAGAGTTTTTTCATTTATCGAAAGTATTGAAAACTTCGATTCTTATATCTgccattattttcttaaaatctaaCTTTAATACAAAACTTTCACCCATGCTAATGTTAAAGATCTGGGGGGGGGGTTACTCCGTATttcgattcgaaagaaaaagttttcgaaactcaatgtatttaacatacaaattcgAAATGTTTTCATTCGAATTGAGTTACAGAGTAACCTCCCAGTTCCCTACAAGACCCATTACAAGTACTTTAGAATCTCAAGTCATTCTAAAGATCGCACTCACATTCTTTTCaagttatatataaaattaaatctctTAACGGATTTCctggtttaaaatttgttaaagaactTTAAACAGTTGCCATcacactttaatatttaaacattttttttaactgatTAACAGCTTAAAATTTTCCTAATCTTGAGTGCATGATCAGTAAAGTCTAATTGCACTTTCGTTTATCACcgatatttctttcaaaaactgATAAGATTTATTGAACCAAAACATCTAACgattatatttcttttcatgCGTCTCTAATTGCAGAGTAAAGGTTTTCAACGTTTCTTTGTAAGACACAATAAAATCCAATGGTATTGGGCTCCTGTTTTCCTATCATTCTGGATATTATTATACTATAGCATTGCCATACCGGCATTTCATCGTTTACCCAAACCATTAAACATTAAAGATGAGGCTAAATATCCCGATTCGTTTATAGCTGAACGTGCAGAAATTAATCTACAGAAATTGGTGGATTTGGGTCCACGTGTTGTGGGTAGCAGTGCCAATGAACAGGGAGCCATTAAGTACTTTATGAGTTATGTACAAAAGCTAAAATCGGAAGCTAAAGATCTGTATGATATCGAAGCTGATGTACAAATTGCTTCGGGTAGTTATTGTCACTGGTCAATGGTGAATATGTATCAGAGTATACAGAACTTTTTGATCAAAATTGGTCCTAAAGGTTATAATGGCACTTCGTATTTGCTGGTGAATAGTCATTATGATACTGTACCTTTTGGACCGGGTGCTGGTGATGATGGTGCTATGGTGGCTATTATGTTGGAGACCATAAGAGTTCTATCACAATCGAATAATCCTTTAAAGAATCCAGtggtgtttttatttaatggtGCCGAAGAGAATCCTTTACAGGCTTCGCATGCTTTTATTACCCAACATAAATGGGCGAAGAATTGCAAGTAAGTGGTAGAGTTTTAGTTCCAAATtcatattgtatttatttaagtttatgttTTCCTAAAGGGCTTTAATCAATTTGGATTCGGCTGGTAATGGTGGTCGGGAAATTTTGTTCCAATCTGGCCCTAATCATCCCTGGCTTATGAGACATTATCGCCGTGCTGTTGTTCATCCTTATGCCTCTACTGTGGCTGAGGAAATGTTCCAACGTCATTTTATACCTTCTGATACTGATTTTCGTATTTTCCGTGATCATGGCAAAGTTCCTGGTCTCGATATGGCTCATCAATATAACGGTTATGTTTATCATACTCGTTTCGATCGTCCCGAAGTTTTACCCCGTGGTACTTTACAAAATACCGGTGACAATGTTTTAGCTTTGGTGCGTGAACTGGCCAATGCTCCAGAATTGGAAGATAGTTCGGTgagttttttaaagcttttaaattttctttatatattgattgtgtttttttctttagaaatatgcCGAAGGTCATACCATTTTCTTTGATGTTATGGGTTCGTTCTTGGTTTTCTATTCCGAAACTGAGGGTATTATTTTGAATGTTGTGGTCTCATTGGCTGCCTTGGCCGCTTGTGCTTATTCCTTTAAAATGATGGCCAATAATGTGGGCGTAAAATTGGTAACGGTTTTGAAACGTTCCATGTATACATTTTTGGTGCAAGTTATAGCTGTTTTAGCTGCTGCCACATTATGCTTCTTAATGGGCATATTTATGGACTTGATACATTTGCCCATGTCTTGGTTTTCCAATTCCTGGTTGATTTTGGGTCTTTACTTCTGTCCTCTGTTCTTTGGTTTTGCCATAGTTCCCGCGATTTATTTCCATTACACACAAGATGTAAGTTAAATTACGAAGTGTTTGGGGGAAAAAGGTTTTAATTTATATCTCTTACAGGATCGTTTCCCCATTGGTCATCGTGTACAGCTTTTGCTACATTGTCATTGCATTTTCTTGGCCCTGTTGACTCTGGTATTAACGATTTGCAAAATCCGTTCGGCCTTTATGTTTATGATTACTTTGTTGTTCTATACCTTGGGATTGATTGTTAATTTGGCCACCAAACTGCATAATAAAGGTAAGTTTTGAATTATgatttgttgttataatttcaTCTTAAATATATTTCCTCTTATAGCAACTCCTTGGTTGATTCCTCACATCATTTTTGGTATACCTCCCTTCTTATTCTATGCCTATGTTTGTCATGGTTTCTTTGTTACCTTTATACCCATGACTGGTCGCTTTGGCGCTGGTGTTAATCCCGATTTGATTATTTGTGCCTTCACTGTTGGTGTGGGCGTTTTAACTGGAGGTTTCATGGTGGGTtcacttcttttttttaacatgttcataaagttttatattaattctTTCTTTTAGATTCCAGCTCTTAACATGTTCCATAGATCAAAGACTATAATCTGTTCTTTGTTGGCTATAACTTTGGTTTGTTTGATTGTGGCTGCTACTCCATTGGGATTCCCCTATAGACCCGAAACTAATGTACAAAGATTCTCTATTATTCATGCTCGTCGTACTTTCCGTGATATGAATAATGAAGTTCGTCGTGTGGAAACCGGTTATTTCATATTGCCTCAAGATAGACGCATATATACCGTTAAAAGTAAGGACTatatgtcaaaataaaaaaaaacgccaTAGAATTCTCTTTGTtccatcatattttaaaatattttaacgatTATTCTTCTCTTCACTGTTTATAGATCATGTTACCAATATGACTTTGGCCCAGTCCATTGTGGAAGATTGTGAGAATGAAATGTATTGTGGTTTACCCTTGTACAATCATAGATGGGTTAAAGCTAGGTGGgtttatatttactaataaGTAAACTATTTCTCCAACATTCATtatatcataaatttttttcctttaatagAGCTTCTAGCGTCTGGATTCCTGCGCCCAGTCCTACATTCGATTTAATACCCTCGGTAAAGGTATTGGCAAAAAATCAAATTAGTAAAACCAAATTACGCTATGACATGGAATTAACAGGTCCCGATCATATGGGCCTATTTTTGAGACCGGTAGGTGATGGTAAAATAACAAATTGGTCATTCCATTGGACACCTTTGCGTATGGGCTGGCAACCACCATACTTTATATATTTCTCTTATGGTGTTAACGGAGATCCCTTGAAATTCTGGCTAGAGATTGAGGTAAGTTTTGAAAATCATCATTTTTAGGTTTATAGATGTTTTTGGAAgtatttgtttcttattttagcGTAAATCTGGCGACTGGAGTACTCCTGCTTTTGAAATTGGTCTTACTGGTCATTGGAATCATGACGAAAGTAAACAAACTGCtgattttaagaaattcttaGCCAGTTTCCCTGAATATGTGGATCCTATAGCTTGGCCTGCTTCCTATGATACCTGGTATTATTAGGTTATCGGAAGTGGGTTTTACTTAATCCtgagagaaatatttttcatttattatagataaaaatttaataaataaagtttttgtatttgCACAATGTGcctttaataacaataataatattagaattgaatttttaatataatagatAAAGATCAGGAATTAAACAAGATGTAAACTTGACATTCTGTTGTCTTAGAGATAGGAAACTATTTAAGTCTGTTTCTGAACATCTTTTATATCTGTTTCTGAACATCTTTTATATCTTCTGATTCTAAATCTTGAATAATCTATATATCCGTTTAAATGTTTCATGAAATCATGTTCAAGAACTCCTCAGACATATTCAGATCCAAAATCTTTAATAGTTCCATCAAAAAGGCTTTGAAGaagatttctatttaaaatcagcaaaatcggtccatacataatgaaaaatatgagCAAAATTCCAGAAAAAACTAAAGATTATTCAGAATATTgaacatatttaaaatgttactaTCTgtcgatatacatacataggcaAATGACgggggaaattttgaaaaaatatatatatttttatatatttaaaatcttgATTTCTACATTTATTATCTACATTTCCGAAGTGCACGTTTATTGCAATTTTCTTgacttttaaactataaaaaaaaaaaaaatagtttcagTCCAACATAATGAAACATATGTACCTATTAGTGTCCTAATTAATCCCCGtaaacaacaaacatatttttataacaatcatTAACATTTTAGATTATaacaatacatatgtatgtacatacccTACTATTGGGTTAAtcttttgttcatttttaatcaaataacctttttttattgttataaatgtattaaatataaacttcgttattttaataagtttaatcATATTTCTGATACTGTATGGTTAACTGATAAGATCATATTCGTAATGTTTTGTATTCTTGTCGAGGGTTTAATTATACTTTTAacgttttttgttaaattagtaGCAAACATATAGAACTTCAGAACAGAAG
The window above is part of the Lucilia cuprina isolate Lc7/37 chromosome 6, ASM2204524v1, whole genome shotgun sequence genome. Proteins encoded here:
- the LOC111691243 gene encoding endoplasmic reticulum metallopeptidase 1: MSTNTNIRRRVLPSPDPRAADPLLQRTQSTDESKGFQRFFVRHNKIQWYWAPVFLSFWILLYYSIAIPAFHRLPKPLNIKDEAKYPDSFIAERAEINLQKLVDLGPRVVGSSANEQGAIKYFMSYVQKLKSEAKDLYDIEADVQIASGSYCHWSMVNMYQSIQNFLIKIGPKGYNGTSYLLVNSHYDTVPFGPGAGDDGAMVAIMLETIRVLSQSNNPLKNPVVFLFNGAEENPLQASHAFITQHKWAKNCKALINLDSAGNGGREILFQSGPNHPWLMRHYRRAVVHPYASTVAEEMFQRHFIPSDTDFRIFRDHGKVPGLDMAHQYNGYVYHTRFDRPEVLPRGTLQNTGDNVLALVRELANAPELEDSSKYAEGHTIFFDVMGSFLVFYSETEGIILNVVVSLAALAACAYSFKMMANNVGVKLVTVLKRSMYTFLVQVIAVLAAATLCFLMGIFMDLIHLPMSWFSNSWLILGLYFCPLFFGFAIVPAIYFHYTQDDRFPIGHRVQLLLHCHCIFLALLTLVLTICKIRSAFMFMITLLFYTLGLIVNLATKLHNKATPWLIPHIIFGIPPFLFYAYVCHGFFVTFIPMTGRFGAGVNPDLIICAFTVGVGVLTGGFMIPALNMFHRSKTIICSLLAITLVCLIVAATPLGFPYRPETNVQRFSIIHARRTFRDMNNEVRRVETGYFILPQDRRIYTVKNHVTNMTLAQSIVEDCENEMYCGLPLYNHRWVKARASSVWIPAPSPTFDLIPSVKVLAKNQISKTKLRYDMELTGPDHMGLFLRPVGDGKITNWSFHWTPLRMGWQPPYFIYFSYGVNGDPLKFWLEIERKSGDWSTPAFEIGLTGHWNHDESKQTADFKKFLASFPEYVDPIAWPASYDTWYY